Part of the Niallia alba genome is shown below.
AATCCCCATAAAAATAAGCTGTTGATATCCTAAGTCTAAAATATGTTTAGTCGTTACATATGCTCCCTTTTTGTTGTCTACATCAACGAAATCATATCCATGCAAATTCTCTCCAAATAAGACAACTGGAATCGTCAATTTTTCAATAAATGAATAGTCTGACTCCCGCATCCCTGTAACAATAATTCCATCACATTTACCTATATTAAGAGATGTCCTTGTCACTAACTGCAAAGAATAATGGTTCTTGTCCAACTCTCGGCTCATTCCAGTTAGTAAATTCATATAATACGGTTCAACGGTATCCATTTCTTCTAAGATCAACAACTTAATCACTTGTGTTCGATTATTAACCAATGCCCTTGCCGCATAATTAGGAACATAACTCAATTCCTCCATTGCTTTATATACAAGCTGCTTTAACTCATCTGTAACTTGCTCTGGATGATTTAACACTCTTGACACTGTCATTTTTGAGACATTTGCTTTCTTTGCCACATCTGAAAGTGTTGCCAATGGAACTCCCCCAGTATAAATTTAAATTTCTCTGTCCATATGATTACTAAATTATTAAAAGCGGTTTATCATGCTAATTAATATCTTCATTTATTCTACAACAAAAATTCACCATCATCATAATTCTAAACTTTTTTATAAATATGCTTGATAAATAACAGAAATGGGTTGATAATAGAAGGGTGCAAACGTTTTCCTTTTGTCTTTTTATATTATAATAGTTTTTCGTTAGATACTCAACTTTTAATAATGCAAACGATTGCGTAGAAAGGGAGATTTTATGTTAAAAGAAGCGATTTATCATCGACCTGGCAATAATTTTTCTTATATTTATAAAGACGATACGGTACACATCCGCCTCCAGACAAAAAAAGCGGATATTGACTCTGTTCACCTCCTTTTTGGTGACCCTTACATTTTTGTAAATCAAGCATGGCAATACGAAAAAGCTCCCATGAAAAAAAGTGGAAGCACGGAACTTTATGATTATTGGTTTATCGAAATAAAGCCTGAATACCGACGTTTACGTTATGGATTTGAGCTCTCATCTAAAGAGGAAACACTTATCTATACAGAAAAAGGATTTTATGAAGCAATTCCAACAGACGATACTGCCTATTATTTTTGTGTACCCTTTGTGCATAAAGAAGATTCTTTTCATGCTCCCGACTGGGTGAGAGATACGATATGGTATCAAATTTTCCCGGAACGTTTTGCTAACGGGGACCCAGCACTTAATCCTGCCGATACGCAAGAATGGGGTAGTACAGAGCCAACACCTACAAATTTCTTTGGCGGCGATTTTCAAGGTGTTATTGATCATGTAGACCATCTAGTGGATTTAGGAGTTAATGGTGTTTATTTTACACCAATATTTAAAGCTTACTCCAATCATAAATATGACACAATCGACTATATGGAAATCGATCCCCAGTTTGGAGATAAACAGACGTTTCAAAAAATGATAGATGTTCTTCATGATAATGGCATTCGGATTATGCTAGATGCTGTGTTTAATCATAGTGGCTATTTCTTCCCTCAATGGCAAGATGTCATGGAGAAGGGAGAAGAATCTATTTATAAAGATTGGTTCCATATTCGTGAATTTCCCATACAAACAGCACCAATTCCAAACTATGATACTTTTGCCTTTACCCCTTTTATGCCAAAGCTAAACACAAGTCACCCAGAAGTAAAAGAATATTTACTTGAGGTAGGTCGCTATTGGGTTAGAGAATTTGGTATTGATGGCTGGAGATTAGATGTAGCAAATGAAGTCGATCACCATTTCTGGAGAGATTTTCGAACAGAAGTAAAAGCATTAAATCCTGATGTATATATTCTCGGCGAAATATGGCATGATTCCATGCCATGGCTGCAAGG
Proteins encoded:
- a CDS encoding LacI family DNA-binding transcriptional regulator, coding for MATLSDVAKKANVSKMTVSRVLNHPEQVTDELKQLVYKAMEELSYVPNYAARALVNNRTQVIKLLILEEMDTVEPYYMNLLTGMSRELDKNHYSLQLVTRTSLNIGKCDGIIVTGMRESDYSFIEKLTIPVVLFGENLHGYDFVDVDNKKGAYVTTKHILDLGYQQLIFMGIDEDEPFGQLREAGYLDAISEDDLEGKIIRVKNSSRAAEAKVSEFLSKNDGKFGFVCASDRIATGVIRAIQKTGKSVPEDYVVTGFDGVFLDRISSPKITTIKQPLMEMGEACARMLLKKINERNKNQGKHIFEPKLIIRESTILDT
- a CDS encoding glycoside hydrolase family 13 protein codes for the protein MLKEAIYHRPGNNFSYIYKDDTVHIRLQTKKADIDSVHLLFGDPYIFVNQAWQYEKAPMKKSGSTELYDYWFIEIKPEYRRLRYGFELSSKEETLIYTEKGFYEAIPTDDTAYYFCVPFVHKEDSFHAPDWVRDTIWYQIFPERFANGDPALNPADTQEWGSTEPTPTNFFGGDFQGVIDHVDHLVDLGVNGVYFTPIFKAYSNHKYDTIDYMEIDPQFGDKQTFQKMIDVLHDNGIRIMLDAVFNHSGYFFPQWQDVMEKGEESIYKDWFHIREFPIQTAPIPNYDTFAFTPFMPKLNTSHPEVKEYLLEVGRYWVREFGIDGWRLDVANEVDHHFWRDFRTEVKALNPDVYILGEIWHDSMPWLQGDQFDAVMNYPFTTGAVNFFAKDSITSTAFKHTITNVLHMYPNSVNEVSFNLLDSHDTPRILTLANDRKDKAKLLYLFLLSFTGTPCIYYGDEVGMNGTQDPGCRKCMVWDKDKQDLDLFAHIQKLITLRKSHPAFGNKGSFTFIEADSNIVMYQKTYKEEHIIFSINNTDEEQTFTIPVQDIDNKNVYDLYHDKEIIWSLEKELTLAPGAFSILQFKTSH